One window of Lytechinus variegatus isolate NC3 chromosome 2, Lvar_3.0, whole genome shotgun sequence genomic DNA carries:
- the LOC121409577 gene encoding meiotic nuclear division protein 1 homolog: MSKKRGLSLEEKRLRMQEIFFEKKGVFQLKEIEKIAPKEKGITPMAVKDVLQSLVDDGLVDSDRIGTSNYFWAFPSKASQVRKRKIQDLTKALDESEKKRISLEKTAAKSTVGKEESDERAELLKVLSEKETENNRLDAELERFRECDPEVIEEVKAETLVAKEATNRWTDNVFSIKSWCKKKFCLEEKLLDKQFGIPEDFDYID; the protein is encoded by the exons ATG TCTAAGAAACGTGGACTCAGTTTGGAGGAAAAGAGGCTGAGGATGCAAGagatattttttgaaaag AAAGGTGTATTCCAGCTGAAAGAAATTGAGAAAATAGCACCTAAGGAAAAGGGTATAA CCCCTATGGCAGTTAAAGATGTACTCCAAAGCCTTGTAGATGATGGATTGGTGGACTCTGATAGGATAGGAACGTCAAATTACTTCTGGGCCTTCCCGAGTAAGGCTAGCCAAGTG agaaagaggaaaattcAAGATCTTACTAAAGCCCTGGATGAAAGTGAAAAGAAGCGGATATCCCTGGAGAAAACTGCAGCCAAGTCAACAGTGGGCAAAGAGGAATCT GATGAAAGGGCAGAACTTCTTAAGGTCTTGTCAGAAAAGGAGACAGAAAATAACAGGTTAGATGCTGAGCTAGAGCGCTTTAGAGAATGTGACCCAGAAGTAATTGAGGAGGTCAAGGCAGAAACATTGGTTGCCAAGGAAGCAACAAACAGATGGACAG ACAATGTATTCTCCATCAAGTCATGGTGTAAGAAGAAGTTCTGCTTGGAGGAGAAATTGCTGGACAAACAGTTTGGAATTCCTGAAGACTTTGACTACATTGACTGA
- the LOC121406916 gene encoding tripartite motif-containing protein 2-like, which yields MAERFKDSMIQSTRCPSCRTPYTDPKVLSCSHIYCNACIDKLIEDRDSNLSIRCIVCQGETLISDIQDASTLPSALAFKNVRYQMCKKHPGEDEECFCLNCRKFICYKCVVEYHKGESHEIIGSADYESNHIESIKVLRSEVDCKNSRFQKYVDYIDEEKRRVKNAQKKCEGKIVEAYDDLAKQLADSKKELFNEARDMTERVEKELEAMKQSALQHIRQLTTAADMVTNRSEVPCDIDSLAVHETLCEALQETLNLEDPDYEQSRKSSKKGKSITFKRGVKEDKLVIGNIGDSLGYNFALRIENSINAMARAPDGMMAVGCLTRIEIISADGDHQQSVLKDVTIKGLDFLSDNRCVVLDGSNNITLYTPEYTKKNVIFNTLDAVEGGMGVLTVDGDDRIYVTYEKAKKIQVFSSEGNVEAEIPCHGYEPYQVRSYNDSLIVSSYFFNKRVRLIDKQGVVKHAMKSFHEGLYPAVSRRNTILIAKVAHELGLVSIGEYTNELKRMWYLIENFKIEKPERQWYCLQQYRSGELAFCTPNKLYIFY from the coding sequence ATGGCTGAGAGATTTAAGGATAGCATGATCCAGAGTACGAGATGTCCTTCATGTCGAACTCCCTACACTGACCCAAAGGTCCTGTCTTGTTCTCACATCTACTGTAATGCCTGCATAGACAAACTCATTGAAGACCGTGATAGTAACCTGAGCATCCGGTGCATTGTTTGCCAAGGTGAAACCCTGATCTCAGACATACAAGATGCCAGTACACTACCGTCAGCTCTAGCGTTTAAAAATGTTAGGTACCAGATGTGCAAGAAACACCCAGGAGAAGACGAGGAGTGCTTCTGCTTGAACTGTAGGAAATTCATTTGCTACAAGTGTGTCGTTGAATATCACAAAGGGGAAAGTCATGAAATAATTGGATCAGCTGACTATGAAAGCAACCACATCGAGAGTATCAAAGTCTTGAGATCTGAAGTAGACTGCAAAAATTCTCGCTTTCAGAAGTACGTCGATTACATTGATGAAGAGAAGAGACGTGTGAAGAATGCTCAGAAGAAATGTGAAGGTAAAATCGTAGAAGCATATGATGACTTGGCCAAACAGTTGGCCGATAGCAAAAAGGAGCTCTTTAATGAAGCCAGGGATATGACTGAAAGAGTAGAGAAAGAACTTGAGGCAATGAAGCAATCGGCACTCCAGCATATCCGTCAGTTGACAACTGCTGCTGACATGGTAACCAATAGGTCAGAGGTACCATGCGATATAGATAGTTTGGCTGTACATGAAACTCTGTGTGAAGCCTTACAGGAGACCTTGAATCTAGAAGATCCTGACTATGAACAGTCAAGGAAATCAAGTAAGAAAGGGAAGAGTATCACGTTTAAAAGAGGCGTTAAAGAGGACAAGCTAGTAATAGGCAACATTGGTGATTCACTTGGATATAATTTCGCTTTGCGTATAGAAAACAGCATAAATGCTATGGCGAGGGCACCAGATGGTATGATGGCAGTGGGGTGTTTAACACGTATAGAAATCATTTCTGCTGATGGTGACCACCAGCAGTCAGTTCTCAAAGATGTTACCATTAAGGGATTAGATTTCCTATCTGATAATAGATGTGTTGTACTTGATGGTTCAAACAACATCACACTGTACACACCAGAGTACACAAAGAAGAATGTAATATTTAACACTCTTGATGCTGTAGAAGGTGGAATGGGAGTCCTCACTGTTGACGGTGATGATCGAATCTATGTAACCTATGAGAAAGCCAAGAAGATCCAGGTATTCTCATCAGAAGGGAATGTAGAAGCAGAGATACCATGCCATGGATATGAACCTTATCAAGTCAGAAGTTACAATGATTCACTTATCGTTTCATCATATTTCTTCAATAAAAGAGTGCGATTAATTGATAAACAAGGTGTTGTGAAACATGCAATGAAGTCATTTCATGAAGGACTTTACCCTGCTGTATCTCGGCGGAATACTATCCTGATCGCCAAAGTCGCGCATGAATTAGGGTTAGTAAGCATTGGCGAGTACACCAACGAGCTGAAGCGTATGTGGTATCTtattgaaaatttcaagatCGAGAAGCCTGAGAGACAGTGGTATTGTCTTCAGCAATATCGATCAGGGGAGCTCGCTTTCTGCACCCctaataaattatatatattctaCTGA